The following coding sequences are from one Panthera leo isolate Ple1 chromosome E1, P.leo_Ple1_pat1.1, whole genome shotgun sequence window:
- the ATP5MC1 gene encoding ATP synthase F(0) complex subunit C1, mitochondrial, with protein MQTTGALLIPSALIRCCTRDLIRPVSASFLSRSEIPSKQPSYRSSPLQVARREFQTSVVSRDIDTAAKFIGAGAATVGVAGSGAGIGTVFGSLIIGYARNPSLKQQLFSYAILGFALSEAMGLFCLMVAFLILFAM; from the exons ATGCAGACCACCGGGGCACTACTCATTCCTTCTGCTCTG ATCCGCTGTTGTACCAGGGATCTCATCCGGCCTGTGTCTGCATCCTTCTTGAGTAGGTCAGAGATCCCATCTAAACAG CCGTCCTACCGCAGCTCCCCGCTCCAGGTGGCCCGGCGGGAGTTCCAGACCAGTGTCGTCTCCCGGGACATTGACACAGCAGCCAAGTTTATTGGCGCCGGGGCTGCCACAGTTGGTGTGGCTGGCTCAGGGGCTGGCATCGGAACAGTGTTTGGCAGCCTGATCATTGGCTATGCCAG GAACCCGTCTCTCAAGCAGCAACTCTTCTCCTATGCCATTCTGGGCTTTGCCCTGTCTGAGGCCATGGGGCTCTTCTGTTTGATGGTCGCCTTCCTCATCCTCTTCGCCATGTGA